From the genome of Phytohabitans rumicis, one region includes:
- the map gene encoding type I methionyl aminopeptidase: protein MTVRAPLAPGQLSPWRQVPAQIPRPEYVGKKRPKEWRGSHVQTPETIEKMRIAGRIAAQATQLAGEHCKPGVTTDEIDRVVHEFLCDHGAYPSTLGYKGFPKSCCTSLNEVICHGIPDTTVLEDGDIINVDVTAFVNGVHGDTDATFGVGDVSEEARLLVERTHEAMMRGIRAVAPGRPLNAVGRVIEAYAKRFGYGVVRDFTGHGIGEAFHSGLYVPHYDNPRLDVVMEPGMTFTIEPMITLGTHEYTMWRDGWTVVTKDRKWTAQFEHTIVVTDDGHEILTLP from the coding sequence ATGACCGTCCGTGCCCCGCTGGCGCCAGGCCAGCTCTCCCCGTGGCGCCAGGTGCCCGCGCAGATCCCCCGACCCGAGTACGTGGGGAAGAAGCGACCCAAGGAGTGGCGCGGCTCGCACGTACAGACGCCGGAGACCATCGAGAAGATGCGGATCGCCGGCCGGATCGCGGCGCAGGCCACCCAGCTCGCCGGCGAGCACTGCAAGCCCGGCGTCACCACCGACGAGATCGACAGGGTGGTGCACGAGTTCCTCTGCGACCACGGCGCATACCCGTCGACGCTCGGCTACAAGGGCTTTCCCAAGTCCTGCTGCACCAGCCTCAACGAGGTGATCTGTCACGGCATCCCGGACACCACCGTGCTGGAGGACGGCGACATCATCAACGTCGACGTCACCGCGTTCGTCAACGGCGTACATGGCGACACCGACGCGACCTTCGGAGTCGGCGACGTCTCAGAGGAGGCGCGGCTGCTCGTCGAGCGCACCCACGAGGCGATGATGCGCGGCATCCGGGCGGTCGCCCCGGGCCGGCCGCTCAACGCCGTGGGCCGGGTCATCGAGGCGTACGCCAAGCGCTTCGGGTACGGCGTGGTACGGGACTTCACCGGCCACGGCATCGGCGAGGCGTTCCACAGCGGGCTCTACGTGCCGCACTACGACAACCCGCGGCTCGACGTCGTGATGGAGCCGGGCATGACGTTCACGATCGAGCCGATGATCACGCTGGGCACGCACGAGTACACGATGTGGCGGGACGGCTGGACCGTGGTGACCAAGGACCGCAAGTGGACCGCCCAGTTCGAGCACACGATCGTGGTCACCGACGACGGGCACGAGATCCTCACCCTCCCGTGA
- a CDS encoding gamma-glutamyl-gamma-aminobutyrate hydrolase family protein — protein MITPDAPDSDVLDGIDGIMFTGGSDVDPVLYGEQPHPTTNVKPERDAAELLLMRAALEADLPVLGVCRGMQLMAVAYGGRLHQHLPDVLGHDDHRPMSGPKFGHHPVRLLPHTRAHAILGDELVVNSFHHQGVRDPGGLSPVGWCPDDELIEVVEDPRRAFVLGVQWHPEDTNDFRVFGALVEAARTRKMALTRR, from the coding sequence CTGATCACGCCCGACGCCCCGGACTCGGACGTCCTGGACGGGATCGACGGGATCATGTTCACCGGCGGGTCGGACGTCGACCCCGTCCTGTACGGCGAGCAGCCGCACCCCACCACCAACGTCAAGCCCGAGCGGGACGCCGCCGAGCTGCTGCTCATGCGCGCGGCGCTGGAGGCCGACCTGCCCGTCCTCGGCGTCTGCCGGGGCATGCAGCTCATGGCCGTGGCGTACGGCGGCCGCCTGCACCAGCACCTGCCGGACGTGCTCGGCCACGACGACCACCGGCCGATGAGCGGGCCGAAGTTCGGCCACCATCCGGTACGGCTGCTGCCGCACACCCGCGCGCACGCGATCCTCGGCGACGAACTGGTCGTCAACTCGTTCCACCACCAGGGCGTGCGCGACCCGGGCGGGCTCAGCCCGGTCGGCTGGTGCCCGGACGACGAGCTGATCGAGGTGGTCGAGGACCCGCGCCGGGCGTTCGTGCTGGGCGTCCAGTGGCACCCCGAGGACACCAACGACTTCCGGGTCTTCGGTGCGCTGGTCGAGGCGGCTCGGACGCGCAAAATGGCGCTGACTCGGCGTTAG